In Uranotaenia lowii strain MFRU-FL chromosome 2, ASM2978415v1, whole genome shotgun sequence, one genomic interval encodes:
- the LOC129743708 gene encoding uncharacterized protein LOC129743708 — MNSRIELLHLNDEEISYELALRHATNLAPGTRRAKVVKLKALVQEDILRETNYVSSEYAMSPESNIEACQMALQELKNLVDSAILNGNSEQMACARSRLLHYRQRLSIIPPVSSVKEARKILSDLVEMLISEISSAVNKVVRSDSGNLSGRLSEPSSEIAEGRDEDDNPGWGQAIPNRRRGATGQQNPAREQVEGLAGRQQVQEDVRSPTNFNIEAEGCSRSVDVIDELRVDLQHRQRRQRNLGGSSPHSSRSFGHEEQRMVKAIHNWPFKFRGEKDTTSLNIFLDRVETFARSEGLSDRTILASVKHLLLEDALDWYSRALAQGLLLSWSAFKREIRREFLPSGYAQILRQEASFRYQGPDEPFGKFYRDISTLFRFIEPPLTEEEMMFMVKKNMNMEYATIVTARQPRTLVELLDVCSNFDETRLLLSRQRRIPIPHTALLEPNFATPAPGRAQATQHQQQRFSRVHAVETDNQERVVTEQPTTSYQQAEEHTTPQDFVDWQEKYEQLYEQVCAMKLQLERRPNRFNTGLQQQNSPQRQEQRLQPPTTSTGQYNFSNRQGSQAENYRIQHPLQQQAKWAPRQQQLQQQQPQRQFQQHNQPQLQNQQLQQAASNMYDLDPVQHTAYRPALCWNCDEEGHRFPDCTKAQAILFCYRCGRKGYTLRSCRVCNSEAENAAARKW, encoded by the coding sequence ATGAATTCTCGAATAGAATTACTGCACCTCAATGACGAGGAAATATCATATGAATTGGCCTTGCGCCATGCAACAAACCTAGCCCCTGGCACCAGACGTGCCAAGGTGGTCAAATTAAAGGCACTGGTCCAAGAGGACATTTTAAGAGAAACCAATTACGTTAGTTCTGAATACGCGATGTCTCCGGAATCAAATATTGAAGCCTGTCAGATGGCACTTCAggaattaaaaaatcttgtaGATTCGGCAATACTGAATGGCAACTCGGAGCAAATGGCTTGCGCTCGGTCGAGGCTGCTACATTACCGGCAACGTTTGTCAATAATACCTCCGGTCTCTTCGGTGAAGGAAGCGCGGAAGATTTTAAGCGATTTGGTCGAGATGTTGATTTCCGAAATCAGCAGCGCTGTCAACAAAGTGGTGCGCAGTGATTCGGGAAATTTAAGTGGTAGATTAAGTGAGCCTAGCAGTGAAATAGCGGAAGGCAGAGATGAAGACGACAATCCTGGCTGGGGTCAAGCGATTCCAAATCGACGAAGAGGTGCTACAGGTCAACAAAATCCAGCACGAGAGCAGGTCGAAGGGTTAGCTGGAAGGCAGCAAGTGCAGGAGGACGTCCGGAGTCCAACGAACTTCAACATTGAAGCGGAAGGGTGTTCAAGGTCCGTAGACGTTATCGACGAGCTGCGTGTGGATCTTCAACATCGGCAGAGGAGGCAGCGAAATTTGGGTGGCAGTTCTCCACACTCCAGCCGAAGCTTCGGACACGAGGAGCAGCGGATGGTGAAGGCGATTCACAACTGGCCATTCAAGTTTCGGGGTGAAAAGGACACAACTTCACTCAACATTTTCCTCGACAGGGTCGAGACGTTCGCCAGATCCGAAGGGCTCAGCGATCGAACCATTCTTGCTTCAGTAAAGCATCTTCTGTTGGAGGACGCACTTGATTGGTATTCCAGGGCGTTAGCCCAAGGTCTTCTTCTTTCGTGGTCAGCATTCAAGCGAGAGATTCGTCGTGAGTTCTTGCCGAGTGGATATGCACAAATACTGCGACAAGAAGCCAGTTTTCGATATCAAGGTCCCGATGAACCCTTTGGCAAATTCTACCGTgacatttcaacattatttcgTTTCATCGAGCCGCCACTCACCGAGGAGGAAATGATGTTCATGGTGAAGAAGAACATGAACATGGAGTACGCTACCATCGTTACAGCACGGCAACCGAGAACACTGGTGGAGTTATTGGATGTATGCAGCAACTTCGATGAGACCAGGCTGTTGTTAAGCAGACAGCGCAGGATTCCAATACCCCATACAGCTCTTTTGGAACCAAACTTCGCTACACCGGCGCCGGGTCGTGCACAAGCGACGCAGCATCAACAGCAGCGTTTCAGCAGGGTTCATGCAGTGGAAACCGATAATCAAGAAAGAGTGGTAACGGAGCAACCGACTACGTCTTATCAACAGGCAGAGGAGCACACGACTCCACAAGACTTCGTCGATTGGCAGGAGAAATACGAACAGTTGTACGAGCAAGTTTGTGCCATGAAGCTTCAACTGGAGCGCAGACCGAATCGTTTCAACACAGGGCTACAGCAGCAAAACTCTCCACAGCGTCAGGAACAGCGTTTGCAACCGCCTACAACTTCGACAGGTCAGTACAATTTTTCGAATCGGCAAGGCAGTCAAGCGGAGAACTATCGAATACAACATCCGTTGCAACAACAAGCTAAATGGGCGCCGCGGCAGCAGCAgcttcaacagcagcagcctcaacggCAATTTCAACAGCACAACCAACCGCAGCTCCAGAACCAGCAGCTTCAGCAAGCAGCTAGCAACATGTACGATCTAGATCCTGTTCAGCATACAGCGTACCGTCCAGCGCTTTGCTGGAACTGCGATGAGGAGGGGCATAGGTTTCCGGATTGCACGAAGGCACAGGCAATTCTCTTTTGCTACAGATGCGGTCGAAAAGGTTACACGTTACGCAGCTGTCGTGTTTGTAACAGCGAAGCGGAAAACGCTGCAGCGAGGAAGTGGTAG
- the LOC129749809 gene encoding uncharacterized protein LOC129749809: MNSGQLQQRPGLDGAFYGGRRGNSSTSFNSYTRKSKPNESLNTLVKQMFIIDDVEAAISKPQSEEDTQALAILEQTTKYAGDRFGTGPLKVHDDVVLPVSYGMAKRRLECPERRMSCEENLNENPKLTTAMKTMYEQLQLDVYPGEIAAFQEGDNTPEKSLLTRRVPFLNEKVEFRNSSKICKPEMISCDTQFPEILPQKLYSRSGLRIVTQYIIRSCMPCILRRCPHTPQLSVILHSGGLWNAAVHRLNSSAASGRTTLGRQDYFSSRSTKGSLTLSRTSSGSLIIWGHHT; the protein is encoded by the coding sequence ATGAATTCGGGCCAATTGCAACAAAGACCCGGCTTGGATGGTGCGTTTTATGGTGGACGTCGTGGAAACAGTAGTACATCCTTTAACTCTTACACTCGCAAGAGTAAACCAAATGAATCCCTCAATACTCTTGTGAAACAGATGTTCATTATTGACGACGTTGAAGCAGCGATATCGAAGCCTCAATCAGAAGAAGATACGCAGGCACTAGCAATTCTGGAGCAGACCACGAAGTATGCTGGTGATCGCTTCGGGACAGGTCCACTGAAGGTACATGACGATGTAGTCCTCCCGGTTAGCTACGGCATGGCCAAGCGGCGCTTGGAATGCCCCGAAAGGAGAATGTCCTGTGAAgagaatctgaatgaaaatccGAAACTGACAACGGCGATGAAGACCATGTATGAGCAGCTCCAGTTGGATGTCTACCCGGGGGAGATCGCTGCTTTCCAAGAAGGCGATAACACTCCGGAAAAAAGTTTGCTCACTCGACGTGTACCATTTCTCAACGAAAAAGTAGAGTTCCGGAATAGTAGCAAAATTTGTAAGCCAGAAATGATTTCTTGCGACACCCAATTTCCAGAGATTCTACCACAGAAACTGTACTCCCGTTCTGGCCTCCGTATCGTGACTCAATATATTATCCGAAGCTGTATGCCATGCATTTTGAGGCGGTGTCCTCATACTCCGCAACTTTCTGTGATCTTGCATTCGGGCGGTTTGTGGAACGCCGCGGTGCATCGGTTAAATTCTTCAGCAGCTTCGGGACGAACTACGTTGGGGCGTCAAGATTACTTCAGCAGCAGATCAACCAAGGGCTCTTTAACACTTTCACGAACGTCGAGTGGAAGTTTAATCATCTGGGGGCACCACACCTAG
- the LOC129746428 gene encoding methylosome protein 50-like, with translation MDIGKRVSLVDMFREPAEYKPPGTAVEIAASLDYPNLNSQQYRLTGKPTPVNRLYPCLDFVVQNSDELIIVAGNDFQGRRWCSSFYGWEAPERALDASKSCFKRQCRYSITALKFTKDPNLFLLGNDKGSVELWSTSNPARGDGFSLYQVDGQAEHTEGVSAMDVLEAEDSKLVTGSNDGCLKVWNWGAHLQSVSTMYGAHTDEIKGLSANRKEQSLFVSCSLDKSALLWDLRIPRSASALFENHKHAFSTIYWTSKDEANRLVALGDDAGFVHFVDTRQPNVFQHSEKVLRKRIHKISFKGTQFAVIGNTNEVKFYDDRFSLRHECTPAQNYIRDILWETNLPEESRSSNRSSCWLIGWNSFFQRVEF, from the exons ATGGATATTGGCAAACGAGTCAGCCTTGTTGACATGTTCCGGGAGCCGGCTGAATATAAACCACCGGGGACGGCAGTTGAGATTGCCGCTAGCCTCGATTATCCGAATCTCAACTCCCAACAGTACCGCTTGACGGGCAAGCCAACTCCAGTTAATCGGTTGTATCCATGTTTGGATTTTGTCGTGCAAAACAGCGATGAGCTGATCATCGTTGCTGGAAACGATTTTCAAGGTCGTCGATGGTGTTCCAGTTTTTACGGCTGGGAAGCACCAGAACGTGCGCTAGACGCATCGAAGTCTTGCTTCAAACGACAATGCCGGTACAGCATAACGGCACTCAAATTTACCAAGGATCCAAATCTG TTCCTCTTGGGGAACGACAAGGGTTCGGTTGAATTGTGGTCAACCAGCAATCCTGCTCGTGGTGATGGTTTTTCACTTTACCAAGTGGATGGACAAGCCGAGCACACCGAAGGGGTATCGGCGATGGATGTTCTGGAAGCAGAAGACAGTAAACTGGTAACCGGTTCTAACGATGGTTGTCTGAAGGTTTGGAACTGGGGAGCTCACTTACAATCTGTGAGCACCATGTACGGGGCACACACAGACGAAATTAAGGGTTTATCGGCCAACCGAAAGGAACAATCATTGTTTGTGAGCTGCTCGCTAGACAAGTCTGCTCTCTTGTGGGACTTGAGAATTCCACGGTCAGCATCGGCTCTTTTCGAGAACCATAAACATGCATTCAGTACCATTTATTGGACATCCAAGGACGAAGCCAACCGATTGGTTGCACTCGGTGATGATGCAGGGTTCGTCCATTTCGTGGATACCCGCCAGCcgaatgtttttcaacattccgAGAAAGTTTTACGAAAACGAATCCAtaaaatttcgttcaaagg GACTCAATTTGCAGTAATCGGAAACACCAATGAAGTTAAGTTCTACGACGATAGGTTCTCTCTGCGACATGAGTGTACTCCAGCGCAAAACTACATCCGTGACATACTGTGGGAAACTAACCTACCGGAAGAAAGTCGATCTTCTAATCGTTCCAGCTGTTGGTTGATCGGTTGGAACTCTTTTTTCCAACGAGTAGAATTCTAG